Proteins from one Oncorhynchus gorbuscha isolate QuinsamMale2020 ecotype Even-year linkage group LG18, OgorEven_v1.0, whole genome shotgun sequence genomic window:
- the LOC124004127 gene encoding LOW QUALITY PROTEIN: zinc finger CCCH domain-containing protein 11A-like (The sequence of the model RefSeq protein was modified relative to this genomic sequence to represent the inferred CDS: deleted 1 base in 1 codon), translated as MTDHGDGCNFFFNTTCAKGDSCPFRHCEAAKGSNFVCSLWQDRRCSQQVSTFCHMQIKVNRKEIACYFETQPAGCQKPHCAFHHDKPHFIEGQYIPPNKSE; from the exons ATGACTGACCATGGAGATGGCTGC AATTTCTTCTTCAACACCACATGCGCTAAA GGCGACAGCTGCCCCTTCAGACACTGTGAAGCCGCCAAGGGCAGTAATTTCGTCTGCAGCCTGTGGCAGGACAGACGCTGCTCCCAACAGGTCTCCACATTCTGCCACATGCAGATCAAGGTAa ATAGAAAGGAGATTGCATGTTACTTTGAGACCCAGCCTGCTGGCTGCCAGAAGCCGCACTGTGCCTTCCACCATGACAAACCCCACTTCATAGAAGGCCAATACATACCACCTAACAAAAGTGAGTAG